TGTTAAGGGAGTTATTAATATGGATGACCTCCTTAAGGCGGTGAGTGACGATGAGTAGTAAAACATCAAAGGCAAACATAAAGAATGTATTTATTTTTATAGTATTAATTGTTATAGGAGTTGCAATTAGTTGGTATGTAGTTAATTATCCTAAAGATAGCATAGTATCAAGGTTTATAACTTATGATAGAATAATTAACTTACTATTACAACATATCTATATAGTGTTTTTATCATCTATACTTGCCATTGCTACATCTGTTCCTTTAGGCATAATTCTAACTAGACCTAGGTTTAAGAAACTAAACTCGCCTGTTATGGGAATAGTTAATATAGGACAAACAGTACCTAGTTTAGCTATTATAGCACTATTTGTAAGTGTATTAGGAATAGGAGTTAAAACTGCTATATTTGCGCTTTGGATCTATTCACTACTTCCTATACTTAACAACACTATTGCTGGAATACAAAGTGTTGATACCTCAATAATAGAAGCTGCAAAAGGGATAGGGATGAAACCTATTAAAATTCTAACTAAAGTAGAGCTTCCATTAGTACTTCCTATCATTATTGCTGGAATCAAGACAGCAGTTGTTATAAATATAGGTAATGCTGTACTAGCTACCTTTGTAGGTGCTGGTGGATTAGGAGATTTAATAATAGCTGGAAACAATATAAACAGATGGCAAATATTAATGTTAGGCACAAGTTTACCTGTACTAATGGCCTTTGCAGTAGATTATTTACTAACTATATTTGAAAATAGTCTAAAGAAGGCATAAAGGAGTGGTATAGTGGACTATGGAAATAAAACATTTAGAAAATTATTGATTTTAATACCAACTGTACTAATAATGACACTTTTTTTTACTGGATGCGCAAAAAAAGGAATGTCAAATACTATTAAAGTTGGATCGAAAGAATATACAGAGCAGTTATTATTAGGACAAATTACTATAGTAGCTTTAGAAAATGCTGGATTTAAAGTAGAGGATAATACTAATATAGCTGGAACAGACAAAGTTAGAGGTGCTCTTTTAAATAAAGAAATAGATGTATATTGGGAGTATACTGGAAATGCTTGGCTCATGAATTTAAAGCATGATGAAGTTATAACAGATTCACAAGAAATATATGAAAAAGTAAAAAAAGAAGATAGAGAAAATGGTATAGTTTGGCTCAAATATGCTCCATTTAATAACACATATACTATAATGCTTACGAAAAGAGATAGTGAAAAGCTTGGAATAAAGACTATAAGCGAACTAGGAGAATATGTAAGGAAAAACCCAAATAAGCTAGTGTTTGCTAGTGATCATCAATTTTCAGCAAGACCAGATGGTTTAGGAGCCCTTGAAGATTTTTATGGTTTTGAGTTTAAAAATAATCTAAAGACTATGGAGACAGGTATAATTTACAGAACTTTAAAAGAAGGAAAAGTTGATGCAGGTATGGGATTTGCTACAGATGGACGTATAAAAGCTTTTAACTTAGTTAATTTAGAAGATGACAAACATTTCTTCCCAGTATATAATCCTGCACCTATACTAAGGGAAGATACAATAAAAAAATATCCTGAAATTGAAAAAATTCTAAATGGCGTATCTCAAAAGCTAGATACTGAAACAATGACACTACTTAACTATAGAGTAGATATTGAAGAAAAAGATCCAAAAGAAGTTGCAAGAGATTGGCTAAAATCAGAAGGTCTTATAGATTAAAGATGACTATTTTGAAAGTATTATTTATTGCAGAAAAAACTCTGTATTTCCTTATTATAAAAAGGAGATACAGAGTTTTTTTATAACTAATATACTTTTCTAACATTCAAATATAATTGTAGCCAAACTATTTCCAAGAGAAGATGTTGCATATGTTACGAAATTACTTAAAGCAATAATGCTTAATTTCTCATCTCTAAGCTTTTATAGTAACAGATTACATAATAAGTGAATAAGATATTAAGAATTGGGCAAATATATAATAAAGAATAAATATTGCATATACAAAAAGACTTCTTCCCCTTTCTAAGTAAATAAATACTTTAAAAAGTCTTTTGTTAGAATAAAAATCCATTACACTTTTTTATTTAACGTATATGTAAAAAATACCCCTACAATAATAGGGGTATTTTTTATGATTTTTATTAAAATAATAAATAAAGTTTACAAAAATATATTGCTTAATATTATGAACTACTAAACTTATACCCAATAATATATTAATTATTAGTTGAGCTATAGAAAGCATTTTTAGAAATTAAAAGATTATGATGCTAAAAATTTACAATATATTTTCCTAAGGACTTGCAATTTTCTATATCCTCATCTCCTGGTTCTAGATTACAGATAAGTCCTTCATCCTGAATCATATTTGCGTTATAAGAATCCATTAATTCATACCATTCTGTCATCCATTCGCCGTCACCCCAGTCATAAGAGCCAAATAAAGCTAATGGTTTTTCAGATAAATTGTCTTTAATAGAATCTATAAAGTTTTCCATAGATGAGTCAAGCTGTTCAGCACCCATAGCCGGACATCCTAAAGCTATAACATCTGAGTTCTCTATGTTTTCTAAGGAAGCATTTTCAACAGATATTATTTCTGCATTTCCCCCAGCAGACTTAATACCTTCAGATATATATTTAGCCATCATTTCTGTATTTCCAGTTGAACTGTAGTATATTATTGAAACATTTTTCATGTCATATATCCCTCCTAGAATTATATAGATAATGATAATTATTATCAAACTTAATATACCACATAAAAATATATTTAATCTTTTTGTATAAAAAATATGAATAAATAGTAAATACACGAATAATTATTTTGTAGGCATGTCTTAATTATTTTTAAAAAAGTTAACAGATTAGTTAACAGAAATGATTGATAAAATTCAAAAAAGGAGTATGATATAAATGTATGAATATGAATTTGTTAAGGTACAACTTATAAATAAAGCTTTAGGATATAGTATTGAACCTAAGAATGACTACAAAGAAATAATAAAGAGCTATGCAAAAGAAGGATGGAGACTATTTCAAATCTTTTCACCAATTACATATAGTTCTCATAGTAGCGAATATATTGAGTTAATATTCGAGAAAGAGGTTAAAGAAGAAAGTTAACTAAAAAAGTAACAAATTTTTTAAAAAAAATAAAAAAAAGTATTGACTTATGAAATGAAAATGATTATCATTATATATAAGGAATGAAACATGTCCTAAGAGCATAACAACTTAATAATAAATTCCTGAGAGTATCACTTTAAACAAATTTAAGCCTTTTACTTTTAGAATTAAAAATTATGTTGTATCGTTTAAAGGAAACCTCAAAGATAAGCCAGTAGTAAAGCTTTGTAGCTTCACTATAAAATTTTCATATAGCCTCTAACTTTTGAAAATAAAAATAGTGATACTTAAAGGAACAATCAAAATCTACACAACCATAAAACCATTAAATTTAATTATTTCTAAGATATACATAGGAAAACATCACACACTGCCCTATGTCTTAGAAATAAACCTAAAGAAGCTTTCATATTTATAATCCCCTTTAATGAGTACAAGGACGGAAAACTCATTAAAAAAGTATGGCAACTGAAATCTAAAGTGAAAATGTGTAAAACCTTTAAAAGCTTTTTTAACTAACCTTTATGTGCTTCGCAAATGCGAGGCACATTTTTTTATTTTATAGTAAAATTGTAATAACAAATATGTTTTTAAATATAGAAAGTAAATAAAAATAGAATTAAAATATTTTTATTAAGTTAATAGAGGAAATTAAGATTTATTTCAAAATATTATAATATATATAAACTAAGTTGTTGAATATCTATTTTTATTGGTGGTAAAAAGATAATAGTTTAATTAAATTTAAATTGATATAAAATAAAAAATTAAACTAGACAAAACATTTGTACTTCCTTATTTTATTATTTTCATATTTTAGCTATTCAACAGTTAATAAACAAATTAAATTAATAGTTTCAAGGAGCGTATTTATGATTAAATCAGTTGAGCTTAAAAATTTTAAAGCTTTTAAAAAGTCAGGAACT
This genomic window from Gottschalkia purinilytica contains:
- a CDS encoding ABC transporter permease — encoded protein: MSSKTSKANIKNVFIFIVLIVIGVAISWYVVNYPKDSIVSRFITYDRIINLLLQHIYIVFLSSILAIATSVPLGIILTRPRFKKLNSPVMGIVNIGQTVPSLAIIALFVSVLGIGVKTAIFALWIYSLLPILNNTIAGIQSVDTSIIEAAKGIGMKPIKILTKVELPLVLPIIIAGIKTAVVINIGNAVLATFVGAGGLGDLIIAGNNINRWQILMLGTSLPVLMAFAVDYLLTIFENSLKKA
- a CDS encoding glycine betaine ABC transporter substrate-binding protein, which produces MDYGNKTFRKLLILIPTVLIMTLFFTGCAKKGMSNTIKVGSKEYTEQLLLGQITIVALENAGFKVEDNTNIAGTDKVRGALLNKEIDVYWEYTGNAWLMNLKHDEVITDSQEIYEKVKKEDRENGIVWLKYAPFNNTYTIMLTKRDSEKLGIKTISELGEYVRKNPNKLVFASDHQFSARPDGLGALEDFYGFEFKNNLKTMETGIIYRTLKEGKVDAGMGFATDGRIKAFNLVNLEDDKHFFPVYNPAPILREDTIKKYPEIEKILNGVSQKLDTETMTLLNYRVDIEEKDPKEVARDWLKSEGLID
- a CDS encoding flavodoxin, which gives rise to MKNVSIIYYSSTGNTEMMAKYISEGIKSAGGNAEIISVENASLENIENSDVIALGCPAMGAEQLDSSMENFIDSIKDNLSEKPLALFGSYDWGDGEWMTEWYELMDSYNANMIQDEGLICNLEPGDEDIENCKSLGKYIVNF
- a CDS encoding DUF4177 domain-containing protein, whose product is MYEYEFVKVQLINKALGYSIEPKNDYKEIIKSYAKEGWRLFQIFSPITYSSHSSEYIELIFEKEVKEES